One window of the Nothobranchius furzeri strain GRZ-AD chromosome 3, NfurGRZ-RIMD1, whole genome shotgun sequence genome contains the following:
- the LOC107373146 gene encoding muscle calcium channel subunit alpha-1-like isoform X2, giving the protein MVWQTETRLYVLRITQISMLYFSPEPKRQFEILKRSIKQSLHLFRFFLRSFSMWGMTLFSRESFPPPEVKGLFHPQASFDSLWWSMLTVFQIITGDGWNLIMYSAMLYHSPYIALS; this is encoded by the exons ATGGTGTGGCAAACAGAGACCAGACTCTACGTCCTCCGCATCACTCAGATCAGCATGCTGTACTTCTCGCCTGAGCCGAAGAGGCAGTTCGAGATCCTGAAGCGATCCATCAAGCAGTCGCTGCATCTCTTCAGGTTTTTTTTGCGCAGCTTcag CATGTGGGGCATGACGTTGTTCAGCCGTGAGAGCTTTCCACCGCCGGAGGTCAAGGGACTCTTTCATCCCCAGGCCAGCTTTGACTCGCTGTGGTGGTCCATGCTAACCGTCTTTCAG ATCATCACCGGGGACGGCTGGAATCTAATAATGTACAGTGCGATGCTCTACCACTCCCCATACATCGCACTGTCATAA
- the LOC107373146 gene encoding uncharacterized protein isoform X1, translating into MHVRISYPLKGVRLIIRVRGHVVICGGNRSARRKPTHAWGEHTTPRRKATAELSFEPATFVLRGNSASHCATMQHHGCLCLHSCRTAKVDEENHTHHRTVHSGVPVYGVHLRHHGGPAVGRRPPPLMLHERPGPCPSSFASP; encoded by the exons ATGCACGTGAGGATCAGCTACCCGCTGAAGGGGGTCAGGCTGATAATCAGAGTGAGGG ggcatgttgtgatctgtgggggaaaccggagtgcccggaggaaacccacgcatgcatggggagaacacacaactccacgcagaaaggccacagccgagctgagtttcgaacctgcaaccttcgtgctgcgaggcaacagtgctagccactgcgccaccatgcagcaccaTGGTTGTTTGTGTCTACATTCCTGTAGAACTGCGAAGGTGGATGAAGAAAATCATACCCATCATAGGACGGTACATTCTGGTGTACCTGTTTATGGTGTACACCTTCGGCACCATGGGGGCCCAGCTGTGGGCCGGCGACCTCCGCCATTGATGCTACACGAGCGACCTGGACCTTGT CCCAGCTcatttgcttcaccctga
- the LOC107373146 gene encoding voltage-dependent T-type calcium channel subunit alpha-1I-like isoform X3: MVWQTETRLYVLRITQISMLYFSPEPKRQFEILKRSIKQSLHLFSMWGMTLFSRESFPPPEVKGLFHPQASFDSLWWSMLTVFQIITGDGWNLIMYSAMLYHSPYIALS, translated from the exons ATGGTGTGGCAAACAGAGACCAGACTCTACGTCCTCCGCATCACTCAGATCAGCATGCTGTACTTCTCGCCTGAGCCGAAGAGGCAGTTCGAGATCCTGAAGCGATCCATCAAGCAGTCGCTGCATCTCTTCAG CATGTGGGGCATGACGTTGTTCAGCCGTGAGAGCTTTCCACCGCCGGAGGTCAAGGGACTCTTTCATCCCCAGGCCAGCTTTGACTCGCTGTGGTGGTCCATGCTAACCGTCTTTCAG ATCATCACCGGGGACGGCTGGAATCTAATAATGTACAGTGCGATGCTCTACCACTCCCCATACATCGCACTGTCATAA